The following are from one region of the Ignavibacteriales bacterium genome:
- a CDS encoding class I SAM-dependent methyltransferase, which translates to MADRYYNYSRSEMLEFIPKECKRILEIGCGAGNFGRQLIEQRQAEVWGVEPITEAANAAAKVLNKVLNNFYEEDINLPEHYFDCIVFNDVLEHMVNPWNVLKFSKKFLRQDSPSFIVTSIPNFRYIRNMYEIVIQKDFEYKGELTLDRTHLRFFTYKSILRLFDEAGMKIIKIQGISPSIHPIFRIVNCILFNKLKDMKFLQYAVIAKF; encoded by the coding sequence ATGGCAGATAGATATTATAATTATTCGCGCAGTGAAATGTTGGAGTTTATTCCCAAGGAATGCAAACGAATTTTGGAAATAGGATGCGGAGCCGGCAATTTTGGCAGACAGTTAATTGAACAACGACAAGCAGAAGTTTGGGGAGTTGAGCCGATTACTGAAGCGGCTAATGCAGCAGCAAAAGTTCTAAACAAAGTTTTGAATAATTTTTATGAAGAGGATATAAATCTTCCTGAACATTATTTCGATTGTATTGTTTTTAACGATGTACTTGAACATATGGTTAATCCTTGGAATGTTCTAAAATTTTCTAAAAAATTTCTTCGTCAGGATTCTCCCTCTTTCATCGTTACTTCAATTCCAAATTTTAGATACATACGCAATATGTACGAAATTGTTATTCAAAAAGATTTTGAATACAAAGGTGAATTAACTCTGGACCGCACCCACCTTCGTTTTTTTACCTACAAAAGTATTCTACGTTTATTTGATGAAGCAGGAATGAAAATAATAAAGATACAGGGTATAAGTCCTTCTATACATCCCATTTTCAGGATTGTTAATTGCATACTTTTTAATAAACTTAAAGATATGAAGTTCCTGCAATATGCGGTTATAGCAAAGTTTTAA